The genomic DNA GACGCGAAGTCACCCCTATGTGCCAAAATGGGACAACCAGCCCAAGTTCACTCAGGTGGAGCGAGTTCGGGATCCGTAACCGGATGTCATCACCGCGTGACTGTCCGTTATGGGATGGTCCATGTCCATCCGTCGCTCTTGAGCCCGTGAGGGGTCAATTTTGACGGTTTGGTCGTTGGCTCTGGACGGATGGTGTAGTTGTAGACACCAGGACAAGCCGTTCGTCCTATAACCGACTCGGCCCGTCTGTGCCATTTCGGGCATCACGGGTCAAGGTGCAGAATTTGAAGGATAGAACCGCCCTGGTTCGGTTCTCCCGAGGAGGCCGCTCATGACCGCTCGTACCCCTGACGCTGAGCCCCTGCTGACGCCGGCAGAGGTCGCCACCATGTTCCGCGTGGACCCCAAGACGGTGACCCGCTGGGCCAAGGCAGGCAAGCTCACGTCCATCCGGACCCTCGGCGGCCACCGCCGCTACCGCGAGGCGGAGGTGCGCGCCCTGCTGGCCGGGATTCCGGCCCAGCGCACCGAGGTCTGACGCTCAAGGCTTTTCTTCGAAGGGGCCGCATCCCCGACTCCGCCGGGTCGGGGATGCGGCCCCTTCGGCGTGCCGGAATCCGGGATTCCAGGAGGGCGCGTGGGGGTGGGGGGAATTACAGTGAATAGCGGTACAATTTTATATATTAAATTGTGGGTCTTCCGGGGATGCCTTGTGATGACCCGTCCCGGGGAAAGAAAAGTGACGACCGTCACACATTCGTGATCTTGTGATCCGGTGCGCGCACGGGTAGGAGCTGACCGGCCGTCAGCGACAGCGAAAGCGACAACGAAGAAGGCCCGGAACCTTTCGGCTCCGGGCCTTCCCCTGTACTGCGATCCCGACGGGACTTGAACCCGCGACCTCCACCTTGACAGGGTGGCGAGCTAACCAACTGCTCCACGGGACCAGTGATCTGATCCTTGTCCGCTTTGCTCTCGCTCGCGAACAAGACAGATCGTACTGCATCCCGACCCCCCAGGTAAAACCGGGTGCCGGGGGTCCGGCCCGGAGGGTCGGGCGGGCGGTCAGAGGGTGGCCGCGGCCGCGTCCATCGCCTTGAGGATCCGCTTCTCCGAGACCGGGCTCGGCGTGCCCAGCCCCTGGGCGAAGAAGCTCACCCGCAGCTCCTCGATCATCCAGCGGATCGCCCGGACCTCCGGGGAGGGCTCCCGGCCGGCCGGCACCCGGGCGAGCAGCTCGCCGTACGCCTGCTGCACCGCCTGGACCTTCTGCAGGTGCTGCAGGTCGCGCTGCGGGTGGTTGGGCAGCGCCTCCAGGCGCCGGTCCACCGCCAGCAGGTAGCGCTTGAGGTCGGGCAGCCGCTGCCAGCCCGTCCCGGTGACGAAGCCGGCGTGCACCAGCGAGGTGAGGTGCAGCTTGACGTCGTTCACCGCGGTCAGCAGCACCGGGCTGGAGACCGACTTCAACCGGGTGGACGCCTTGTGGAAGGCGATCAGCGCGGTCGCGGTCTTCAGCGTGGTGTCCGCCGACAGCTCGTACAGGTCGGCGCGGACCAGGTCGTACAGCTTGGTGAAGCCGTCCTGGTCCCAGGCCGGGCCGCCGTGCAGCGTCATCAGCCGGTCGGTGGCCGCCGACACGATGTCCTCGAAGAGGGCCGGGATCGAGCCGTGCGGGTTGTACGAGAGGGCCAGCTTCGCCTGGTTGCCCAGGCGGCCCTGGATCGACTTGGCGGGCGAGTTGACCTGGAGCATCAGCAGTCGGCGGGTGCCCGCCCACATCGCCTCCTGCTGGGCCTCCGGGGTGT from Kitasatospora terrestris includes the following:
- the bldC gene encoding developmental transcriptional regulator BldC: MTARTPDAEPLLTPAEVATMFRVDPKTVTRWAKAGKLTSIRTLGGHRRYREAEVRALLAGIPAQRTEV